Below is a genomic region from Candidatus Omnitrophota bacterium.
ATGGTTAAGCCTGTCTTCAGTGACAATACCCTTAATAGTTCCACTATATCTATACCTTTAAGGTCTAAGGATATCTTACCATCGGTATCGCTGACCTTTGGCTGGGACTGGGTCTGTATTTGAGAGGGGTCCTGCTCCTGCGCAAAAACAGCGGTCACAAGCAGACCGAATATCACAATAACCGATAATACCGCATTCCTCATCTTAATTCCCACTCTTCAGCTCCCCTGCCCACCACGACCTTATCCCTCAATATGTTCCTTACCTCTATATCCCCTATCTTATCGCCCTTAGTAACAAAATACGTCTTCTGTTCCTTGGAATTTTCAATCATGGCCTGTGGATTATCCGACCATAGTATGCCAACAAGTTTTAAATTACCCAGCGTAAGCCCTATATCCACAGATGCCTGCGCTTCGGCTTTTGACGGCAATAAGGTAAACATATTTCTTCTTTTTATCTGCGTCAGGGCTTCTTCTATATTTACATCCACTTTGGCCAAAATTTTCTCTTCCTGTCTGGATGCCTCCTGGCCGGATATAACCTGCTTGAAACGCTTTGCGAGGCCAATACCTGTAGCCGTAAAATTAAATATCCAGGCCAGGGTAATGATTAAACACGCAACCGCCATTATCTTGTTTATCAGCCTAAGATTTATCCTCTTTAAAATGCTTTTATCCAGATGAAGTCTGCCAAACCAGCTCTTTAAAGGAGCCGCGTTTATAGACTTCATCTTCCCGGCTAAAGACATATCGCGCTTGGGCACATCGGGATTTTCTATTATCTTCAGCAGCTTCTCTTCGGGTGTAAGGTTGTCTTTTGCCATACGGTTAAGCGCTTATCTTGACATCTTTCGATATCAGATCCTTTATTATGTTAACGTCTATAATATGTTTATTCTCCAGCACAAGCTCTTTAAGGGCGTTGTGGCAAAGTAACGATATCCGTCTCGGATACCCCTGGGTGTAACGATATATCTCCTTCATGGCTTCATCGGTAAAAAATTCCACGGAAGAATTGCACCCCGCCGCTTTGAGGCGGAATTCTATCATCTCCTTCGTCTCATTTTCATCAAGAGGGTTAAGCATATATTTCAGGCTTATCCTGTCCCATAGATTCTTTATTTCGCGGAGCCGCGGCAACAATTCCATCTGCCCCATAAGCACAAGCTGCAACAACTTATACTCATTCGTTTCATAATTCAACATTACGCGTAAAGTTTCCAGTGATAACGGATTTAATTTCTGCGCCTCATCGACCAGAAGCACTACTATCTTGTTCTCTTCAACGGCCTTCTGGAACAGGTATTTTTTTATCGCTTCCTTGTAATCGAGCACCGAGAGTGCCGGAGAAATATTCATCTCTATGCCAAATGTCCTGGCTAAAGACTCCAAAAAAAGTTTTTCACTGTCATACGTAGGATCCAATATCATATGGAATATGATATCGTCCCTTTCTTTAAGCATCTGGAATAATTTTCGTGATAGCGTAGTCTTACCCGTACCGACGTCCCCTAATATAGTGCTTAAGC
It encodes:
- a CDS encoding AAA family ATPase, which codes for MSYYKILGLDKEPFSTSPDPAFFYESQEHHAALMRLMIEIRLKRGLSTILGDVGTGKTTLSRKLFQMLKERDDIIFHMILDPTYDSEKLFLESLARTFGIEMNISPALSVLDYKEAIKKYLFQKAVEENKIVVLLVDEAQKLNPLSLETLRVMLNYETNEYKLLQLVLMGQMELLPRLREIKNLWDRISLKYMLNPLDENETKEMIEFRLKAAGCNSSVEFFTDEAMKEIYRYTQGYPRRISLLCHNALKELVLENKHIIDVNIIKDLISKDVKISA